The Mesomycoplasma ovipneumoniae genome includes a region encoding these proteins:
- a CDS encoding BMP family ABC transporter substrate-binding protein, translated as MKTKWNKFLKLGLVMPISVIGVIASCGNGHSNDGAKQTPGSGQTQTITDVSKISNLVSSRKDEISAAKQDASKHFAMNIAIVTADGTVTDKSFNQSSWEAIQQLAAITGGEITSIDSNTDTLSQKYNSLINTNKNVWVLSGFQHNEALQSWLAIPENKQSFTSKKIIVIGIDLPGLDDVIPQGQYIRLNYKSEEAAYIAGYANAAFLAAKYPNDAAKRSAITVGGGAFAAVTDFIAGYLAGIKAYNAANPTKKTKITANTIKLDTNFAVDATSKQTLENLAANGSPSTLLAVAGPLTGIFADIAAGDHDRYLIGVDTDQSLVYTNATRRFFTSILKNLGYSLFSVLADLYTKKTNSKYLGGFVQSQKNAFVKLGYKDKFVDIADSTLPDSDKTLANKAIEDAKKHFDEKTANSTDVRKTLEIPEMDKDQQARIDKLVSEINK; from the coding sequence ATGAAAACTAAGTGAAACAAGTTTTTAAAACTAGGTTTAGTTATGCCAATTTCTGTAATTGGAGTTATTGCTAGTTGCGGTAATGGTCACTCAAACGATGGTGCAAAACAAACTCCAGGTTCAGGCCAAACACAAACAATTACCGATGTTTCCAAGATTTCTAATTTAGTTTCATCCCGTAAAGATGAAATAAGCGCAGCAAAACAAGATGCTTCCAAACATTTTGCAATGAATATTGCAATTGTAACAGCTGATGGAACTGTTACTGACAAGTCTTTTAATCAGTCAAGTTGAGAGGCTATTCAACAATTGGCTGCAATAACAGGTGGAGAAATCACTTCGATTGATAGTAACACTGATACTTTATCACAAAAATATAATTCTTTAATTAACACAAATAAAAATGTTTGAGTTCTTTCTGGATTTCAACATAATGAAGCTCTACAATCTTGACTTGCTATTCCAGAAAATAAACAATCATTTACTAGTAAAAAAATAATTGTTATTGGAATTGACTTACCTGGTTTGGATGATGTAATTCCACAAGGCCAATACATCCGTTTAAATTATAAATCTGAAGAAGCAGCATATATTGCAGGTTATGCAAATGCAGCGTTTTTAGCCGCTAAATATCCAAATGATGCAGCCAAACGTTCTGCAATAACTGTAGGCGGTGGTGCTTTTGCCGCTGTTACTGACTTTATTGCTGGATATTTGGCCGGAATTAAAGCATATAATGCCGCAAATCCTACCAAAAAAACTAAAATTACCGCTAATACAATCAAATTAGATACAAATTTTGCTGTCGATGCAACAAGTAAACAAACACTTGAAAATTTAGCGGCAAATGGTTCTCCTTCAACATTGCTAGCAGTGGCCGGTCCACTAACAGGGATTTTTGCAGATATTGCCGCAGGAGATCATGACCGTTATTTAATAGGGGTTGATACTGATCAGTCACTTGTTTATACAAATGCAACAAGAAGATTTTTTACATCAATTTTGAAAAATTTAGGATATTCACTTTTTTCAGTTCTTGCCGATCTATACACTAAAAAAACAAATTCAAAATATTTAGGCGGATTTGTTCAATCTCAAAAAAATGCATTTGTAAAACTTGGATATAAGGATAAATTTGTCGACATTGCCGATTCAACCCTACCAGATTCAGATAAAACTTTAGCCAATAAAGCAATCGAAGATGCAAAAAAACATTTTGACGAAAAAACAGCAAACTCAACTGATGTTCGTAAAACATTAGAAATTCCAGAAATGGACAAAGATCAACAAGCTCGAATTGACAAGCTAGTTTCTGAAATTAATAAATAA
- a CDS encoding ABC transporter ATP-binding protein has product MDREENVIEFIGVSKKFGNFFANKNISFKVKKNTIHALIGENGAGKSTLMSTLFGIYTPDEGQIKVNGKQSFIDNPNRASDLGIGMVHQHFKLVDAYTNFENIILGQEFTHRGVLNRQSAREKIKKIQQIYNIEFDLDQKTGDASVVVKQKIEIIKILYRDSDILIFDEPTAILSPQEIDSFLDILRFFIKNGKTIIFISHKLSEVKQVANSATVLRHGEVVANFENLENISISEMTSAMVGKKVVSSKNLLKKDFTQVGLKVENLSASFDKKIENLNFEIHKGEIFAIAGIEGNGQLEVELAISGLIHSTGKILVYNQKNEHINLENSSAASRFGLISYVPSDRHKYGIVLDLPNLDNSIIRNMRNEKYVSKKYIKTQKVQELYDKIVELFDVRGDKTGQKNSRLLSGGNQQKFVLGREILTDHEVLLIVQPTRGLDIGAINLVHQKILEEKSKNKTILLISYELDEVLALADTICVINKGQISKKYFANEIDRYKIGRLMAGLNHD; this is encoded by the coding sequence ATGGACAGAGAAGAAAATGTAATTGAGTTTATTGGTGTTTCAAAAAAATTTGGCAACTTTTTTGCTAATAAAAACATTAGCTTTAAAGTTAAAAAAAACACAATCCACGCACTAATTGGTGAAAATGGTGCCGGAAAATCAACACTTATGTCAACTCTTTTTGGAATTTATACACCAGATGAGGGACAAATAAAAGTAAACGGAAAACAATCATTTATTGACAATCCTAATCGCGCAAGCGACTTGGGAATAGGGATGGTTCATCAACATTTTAAACTAGTTGATGCTTATACTAATTTTGAAAACATTATTTTAGGACAGGAATTTACGCACCGAGGTGTTCTAAATCGACAATCTGCCCGTGAAAAAATAAAAAAAATACAACAAATTTACAATATTGAATTTGATTTAGACCAAAAAACTGGCGACGCTTCTGTGGTTGTAAAACAGAAAATTGAAATTATAAAAATTTTATATCGCGACTCAGATATCTTAATTTTTGACGAGCCAACAGCAATTCTATCACCACAAGAAATTGACTCCTTTTTAGATATTTTAAGATTTTTTATTAAAAATGGTAAAACAATAATTTTTATATCACACAAATTATCTGAAGTTAAACAAGTTGCAAATTCTGCGACCGTTTTGCGTCATGGAGAAGTTGTTGCCAACTTTGAAAATCTTGAAAACATCAGTATTTCCGAGATGACTTCAGCAATGGTTGGTAAAAAAGTTGTCAGCTCAAAAAATTTACTCAAAAAAGATTTCACTCAAGTTGGACTAAAAGTTGAAAATCTTAGCGCTTCTTTTGATAAAAAAATCGAAAATTTGAACTTTGAAATTCACAAAGGTGAAATTTTTGCAATTGCAGGTATTGAAGGCAACGGTCAGCTTGAGGTCGAACTTGCAATTTCAGGTCTAATTCATTCAACAGGTAAAATTTTGGTTTATAATCAAAAAAACGAACATATAAACTTAGAAAATTCAAGCGCCGCTTCCCGTTTTGGTTTAATTTCTTATGTTCCTAGCGACCGTCATAAATACGGAATAGTTTTAGATTTGCCAAATTTAGATAATTCAATAATAAGAAACATGAGAAATGAAAAATATGTTTCAAAAAAATATATAAAAACTCAAAAAGTTCAAGAATTATACGATAAAATTGTTGAACTTTTTGATGTAAGAGGTGATAAAACTGGCCAAAAGAATTCTCGACTTTTATCTGGGGGTAACCAGCAAAAATTTGTTCTGGGCCGCGAAATTTTAACTGATCACGAAGTACTTTTAATAGTCCAGCCAACTCGTGGACTTGATATAGGGGCAATAAATTTAGTTCATCAAAAAATTCTTGAAGAAAAAAGTAAAAATAAAACAATTTTACTCATTTCATACGAACTCGATGAAGTTTTGGCCCTAGCAGACACAATTTGTGTTATTAATAAAGGACAAATTTCTAAAAAATATTTTGCAAACGAAATTGACCGTTACAAAATAGGTAGACTAATGGCAGGTTTAAATCATGATTAA